Proteins from a genomic interval of Lysobacter stagni:
- a CDS encoding DMT family transporter, with amino-acid sequence MPTSRNPHRNRAMLTMLVAVAMFAMMDAGLKQLSTHYPPFQVASLRGAASLPLVLAWALATSGIRPLLRVRWSLHLLRGVLGVAMMATFVYAVSKLPLSTTYSVFFVAPLLITALSVPLLGEKVGPRRWIAIAIGLVGVLVLLRPTGEGLISVAALAVLVAAVMYAISAITVRILARTDSTQSMMVWLMVMIALGAGVMAWPEWVPIQREDLWLIAGIGVAGALGQYAITEAFRLGEASLIAPLEYTALIWGVLFDMTLWGVLPDAITWVGASIIVVSGLYLIRRERVHVEAEHP; translated from the coding sequence ATGCCCACGTCCCGCAATCCCCACCGGAACCGCGCCATGCTGACCATGCTGGTGGCGGTCGCGATGTTCGCGATGATGGACGCGGGACTCAAACAGCTGTCCACGCACTATCCGCCCTTCCAGGTGGCCTCGCTGCGCGGCGCGGCGTCGTTGCCGCTGGTGCTGGCGTGGGCGCTGGCTACCAGCGGTATCCGCCCGCTGCTGCGCGTGCGCTGGTCGTTGCACCTGCTGCGTGGCGTGCTCGGCGTGGCGATGATGGCGACCTTCGTCTACGCGGTTTCGAAGCTGCCGTTGTCGACCACGTACTCGGTCTTCTTCGTCGCCCCGTTGCTGATCACCGCGCTGTCCGTGCCCCTGCTGGGCGAGAAGGTCGGGCCGCGGCGCTGGATCGCCATCGCGATCGGTCTGGTCGGCGTGCTGGTGCTGCTGCGTCCCACCGGCGAAGGTCTGATCAGCGTCGCGGCGCTCGCGGTGCTGGTGGCCGCGGTGATGTACGCGATCAGCGCGATCACCGTACGCATCCTCGCCCGTACCGACAGCACGCAGTCGATGATGGTCTGGCTGATGGTGATGATCGCGCTGGGCGCGGGCGTGATGGCCTGGCCGGAATGGGTGCCGATCCAGCGCGAGGACCTGTGGCTGATCGCGGGCATCGGCGTTGCTGGCGCGCTGGGCCAGTACGCGATCACCGAAGCGTTCCGTCTCGGCGAGGCGTCGTTGATCGCGCCTTTGGAATACACCGCCTTGATATGGGGTGTGCTGTTCGACATGACGCTGTGGGGTGTGCTGCCCGACGCCATCACCTGGGTGGGCGCATCGATCATCGTGGTCAGCGGTCTCTACCTGATCCGCCGCGAACGCGTTCACGTCGAGGCGGAGCACCCCTGA
- a CDS encoding YajQ family cyclic di-GMP-binding protein has protein sequence MPSFDIVSEVDRHELTNAVDQANRELGTRFDFKGVDAKFALDEQVITQSAPSDFQLKQMTDILRARLIARSIDSRCLEFGDVETNLAGARQKITVKQGIERDLAKKIQGALKDAKLKVESQINGDKLRVTGKKRDDLQAAIALLKATEYERPLQFDNFRD, from the coding sequence ATGCCCTCCTTCGACATCGTCTCCGAAGTCGACCGCCACGAACTCACCAATGCCGTCGACCAGGCCAACCGCGAGCTCGGCACGCGGTTCGACTTCAAGGGCGTGGACGCGAAGTTCGCGCTGGACGAGCAGGTAATTACCCAGTCCGCGCCGAGCGACTTCCAGCTCAAGCAGATGACCGACATCCTGCGTGCGCGCCTGATCGCGCGCAGCATCGACTCGCGCTGCCTGGAGTTCGGCGACGTCGAGACCAACCTGGCCGGTGCGCGACAGAAGATCACGGTCAAGCAGGGCATCGAGCGCGATCTGGCCAAGAAGATCCAGGGCGCGCTCAAGGACGCCAAGCTCAAGGTCGAAAGCCAGATCAACGGCGACAAGCTGCGCGTGACCGGCAAGAAGCGCGACGACCTGCAGGCCGCCATCGCGCTGCTCAAGGCGACCGAGTACGAGCGCCCGCTGCAGTTCGACAACTTCCGCGACTGA
- a CDS encoding HAD family hydrolase, translating into MSLLQPVEFSPVAVLFDMDGLMIESERALLECWREASTELQLELDDALWLSFVGHSDRVCRDLLRERLPEAQVQALLAGLQVRYDARVEAGLPIKAGVFELLALLHERGIPRAVGTSTRRPRALQKLELAGLLPHFDTIVTGSDVEHSKPAPDIYLLAAKQLGVAPERCIVLEDSAAGVRAALAAGMTPIQVPDLVAPDDEVRALGHRIVDSLLHARALIEPALG; encoded by the coding sequence GTGAGCCTGTTGCAGCCAGTGGAATTCTCGCCCGTCGCGGTGCTGTTCGACATGGACGGGCTGATGATCGAGAGCGAACGCGCGCTGTTGGAATGCTGGCGCGAGGCGTCGACCGAGCTGCAACTGGAACTGGACGATGCGTTGTGGCTGTCGTTCGTCGGCCACTCCGATCGCGTCTGCCGGGACCTGCTGCGCGAACGTCTTCCCGAAGCGCAGGTCCAGGCGCTGCTGGCCGGTCTGCAGGTGCGTTACGACGCACGCGTGGAAGCGGGGCTGCCGATCAAGGCGGGTGTGTTCGAACTGCTGGCGCTGCTGCACGAGCGCGGCATACCGCGTGCGGTTGGAACCTCCACGCGTCGCCCGCGCGCGCTGCAGAAGTTGGAACTGGCCGGCCTGTTGCCGCACTTCGACACGATCGTCACCGGCAGCGATGTCGAACATTCGAAGCCGGCGCCGGACATCTACCTGCTGGCGGCGAAGCAGCTGGGCGTAGCGCCGGAACGCTGCATCGTGCTGGAGGATTCGGCGGCCGGTGTGCGCGCCGCGCTCGCGGCGGGCATGACACCCATCCAGGTGCCGGACCTGGTGGCGCCGGATGACGAGGTGCGCGCACTGGGCCACCGCATCGTCGACTCACTGCTGCATGCGCGGGCGCTGATCGAGCCCGCATTGGGTTAG
- a CDS encoding ABC transporter ATP-binding protein: MADSIAPRAHASTALHVTGLGKRVMLPTGELIILDDVAFDIAKGDSVAIVGASGSGKSTLLSLLAGLDTPSSGRVQLDGETLSTLDEDGRARVRGEKVGFVFQNFQLLPSLTALENVMLPLELRGDRDVDAPARAILEKVGLGQRLGHYPRQLSGGEQQRVALARAFVTRPSLLFADEPTGNLDTHTGQAIIELLFELNAQAGTTLVLVTHDEHLASRCGRLLRLDSGRLVDA, translated from the coding sequence ATGGCCGATTCCATCGCGCCGCGTGCACACGCTTCCACCGCGCTTCATGTGACCGGGCTCGGCAAGCGCGTGATGTTGCCGACCGGTGAACTGATCATCCTGGACGACGTCGCGTTCGATATCGCGAAGGGCGACTCGGTGGCGATCGTGGGCGCGTCGGGTTCGGGCAAGAGCACGCTGTTGTCGCTGTTGGCCGGCCTGGATACGCCCAGCAGTGGGCGCGTGCAGCTGGATGGCGAAACGCTGTCCACGCTGGACGAGGATGGGCGTGCGCGCGTGCGCGGCGAAAAGGTCGGTTTCGTATTCCAGAACTTCCAGCTGCTGCCGTCGCTGACCGCGCTGGAGAACGTGATGCTGCCGCTGGAGCTGCGCGGCGATCGCGACGTGGATGCGCCGGCTCGCGCCATCCTTGAGAAGGTGGGCCTGGGTCAGCGCCTGGGTCACTACCCGCGGCAGCTCTCCGGCGGCGAGCAGCAACGCGTCGCACTGGCGCGCGCGTTCGTGACGCGGCCTTCGCTGCTGTTTGCCGACGAGCCCACCGGTAACCTGGACACGCACACGGGGCAGGCGATCATCGAGCTTCTGTTCGAACTCAACGCGCAAGCCGGCACGACGCTGGTGCTGGTGACGCACGACGAGCACCTGGCTTCGCGTTGCGGTCGCCTGCTGCGACTGGACAGCGGCCGCCTGGTGGACGCGTGA
- a CDS encoding arylesterase — translation MAASLMLACALPAMAQTAAKAATTPKPARTVLVMGDSLSAGYGLAASQGWVALTADRVAKTKPGWRVVNASISGETTAGGAARIDGEIKRNKPAVVVIELGANDGLRGLPLAQSRANLDRMIRASKASGAKVLLIGMRMPPNLGREYTQGFSDNYAALAKQHGIALLPFLLEPIALDRNAFQDDNLHPIASAQPKLRDHVWTQLEPLLR, via the coding sequence GTGGCGGCGTCACTGATGCTGGCGTGCGCCCTGCCGGCGATGGCGCAGACGGCCGCGAAGGCGGCGACGACGCCGAAGCCTGCACGCACCGTGCTGGTGATGGGCGATTCGCTCTCCGCCGGTTACGGCCTGGCGGCATCGCAGGGTTGGGTGGCACTCACCGCCGATCGCGTGGCGAAGACGAAGCCGGGCTGGCGCGTGGTCAACGCCAGCATCAGCGGCGAAACCACCGCAGGCGGCGCGGCGCGCATCGACGGCGAGATCAAACGCAACAAGCCCGCCGTCGTCGTCATCGAACTCGGTGCGAACGACGGCCTGCGCGGCCTGCCGCTGGCACAGTCGCGCGCCAACCTGGACCGCATGATCCGTGCCTCCAAAGCGTCCGGTGCGAAGGTGTTGCTGATCGGCATGCGCATGCCGCCCAACCTGGGCCGCGAGTACACGCAGGGCTTCAGCGACAACTACGCGGCGCTGGCAAAGCAGCACGGCATCGCACTGCTGCCGTTCCTGCTGGAACCGATCGCGCTGGACCGCAACGCATTCCAGGACGACAACCTGCATCCGATCGCGAGTGCGCAGCCCAAGCTGCGAGACCACGTATGGACGCAACTCGAACCGCTGCTGCGGTGA
- a CDS encoding pseudouridine synthase, with translation MKLVKLIANLGYGSRKDVMAMFREGRITDAQGEVLYADDKVEHDAIRIDEQPLDPPAGLTLMLHKPVGYTCSTKDPGRVIYDLLPPRFRLRSPLLSSVGRLDRDTSGLLLMTDDGALLHRIVSPKARLPKVYEAALAQDLRGDEGAVFASGTLLLEAETTPLAPAALRVDGPRQASLTLTEGRYHQVRRMFAAVGNHVDALHRSRIGGLALGDLAPGQWRTLDTADLDVMFGESR, from the coding sequence ATGAAGCTGGTCAAACTCATCGCCAACCTCGGCTATGGCAGCCGCAAGGACGTGATGGCGATGTTCCGTGAAGGTCGCATCACCGATGCGCAGGGCGAGGTGCTGTACGCCGACGACAAGGTGGAACACGACGCCATCCGCATCGACGAACAACCGCTGGACCCGCCTGCCGGCCTCACGCTGATGCTGCACAAGCCGGTGGGCTACACCTGTTCGACGAAGGACCCGGGGCGCGTCATTTACGACCTGCTGCCGCCGCGTTTTCGTCTGCGTTCGCCGCTGCTGTCCAGCGTCGGCCGGCTGGACCGCGACACCAGCGGCCTGTTGCTGATGACCGACGACGGCGCGCTGCTCCACCGCATCGTCTCGCCCAAGGCAAGGTTGCCGAAGGTGTACGAGGCCGCGCTGGCGCAGGACCTGCGCGGCGACGAGGGCGCGGTGTTCGCCAGCGGCACCCTGCTGCTGGAAGCGGAGACCACACCGCTGGCGCCGGCGGCGCTGCGCGTGGACGGTCCACGCCAGGCGTCGCTGACGCTGACCGAAGGCCGTTATCACCAGGTGCGGCGCATGTTCGCCGCGGTGGGCAACCATGTCGATGCGCTGCACCGCAGCCGGATCGGTGGGCTCGCGCTGGGCGACCTCGCGCCGGGCCAATGGCGCACGCTGGATACGGCGGACCTTGACGTGATGTTCGGAGAAAGCCGGTGA
- a CDS encoding ABC transporter permease → MRTATLAWRQLRRDLAAGDVRILIAALVLAVLAVTAVGFVTDRAERALAMEANRLLGGDAVVRADTPITGAVREAADAPQLQRTETMELQTMIRVGERLQLGDLRALGEGFPLRGSFRIVDAGGAERDAGRVPERGTVWMSRAGADTLGATLGDEIALGDSRFRLSALVVQEPDAALDYFNVAPKVFLNLADVSATGLVQEGSRIRYRLVVAGPAAAVEHFVATAKPALGRGQRLETISDARPEIRSALDRAGRFLGLAALVSVVLAAVAVAMAARRHSARHLSGTAVMRCLGATQRTLVGIQVGELLLLGVIASTIGVVIAFALQWAIGGWLAQALKLSIPPASWLPALQGYGVGLVVLMAFGAPPVLALRRVPALRVLRRDLDPTEPSAWLVAIAGLVGLGALLWWKAGSAALGLSMLVGIVATLAVLALLAWLLIVVVRRTRSRLRGSLRYGLANVSRRAGASIAQVSALGLGLMALLLLTFVRTDLLDRWQLALAEEAPNRFIVNVQDDQVADVRAFIAAQGVAPPTLFPMIRGRLVAHNGKPVTGKVYVEQGERAQRLAEREFNLSVTDRLRDDNRVTAGEFWTGRTPAKPEVSVEEDFAERLGWKIGDRVSFDIAGQPFSATITSLRSVDWESFRPNFFVIASPGSLDGFPASHITAVSVPPQRTRFTADLVERFPNLSVIDVDAVLKQVRSTADQVSTVVEVVFYFSLAAGLLVLMAAVSASQDERLLEGGVMRAIGGSRRQLRLAQASEFAAIGLLSGLTAAIAASVLAGVVATRVFDLPWEADWRLAAAGAAVGVLAALLAGLFATRRVLDAPPSVTLRELQE, encoded by the coding sequence GTGAGGACGGCGACGCTCGCCTGGCGCCAGCTGCGCCGCGATCTCGCGGCCGGCGACGTGCGCATCCTGATCGCGGCGCTGGTGCTGGCGGTGCTGGCGGTGACGGCGGTGGGTTTCGTTACCGATCGCGCGGAACGTGCGCTCGCGATGGAAGCCAATCGCCTGCTCGGTGGCGATGCCGTCGTGCGAGCGGACACGCCGATCACGGGCGCCGTGCGCGAGGCGGCCGATGCGCCGCAGCTGCAACGCACCGAGACCATGGAACTGCAGACCATGATCCGCGTGGGTGAACGCCTGCAGCTCGGCGATCTGCGCGCGCTCGGCGAGGGTTTCCCGTTGCGCGGCAGCTTCCGCATCGTCGATGCGGGTGGCGCAGAGCGCGACGCGGGGCGCGTGCCGGAGCGTGGCACCGTCTGGATGAGCCGCGCCGGCGCCGACACACTCGGTGCGACGCTCGGCGACGAGATCGCGCTGGGTGACTCGCGCTTCCGTCTTTCCGCACTGGTCGTGCAGGAACCCGATGCGGCGCTCGACTACTTCAATGTCGCGCCCAAGGTATTCCTCAATCTCGCCGACGTTTCCGCAACCGGGCTCGTGCAGGAGGGCAGCCGCATCCGCTACCGGCTGGTCGTGGCCGGCCCTGCGGCGGCGGTGGAGCACTTCGTTGCGACGGCCAAGCCGGCACTGGGGCGCGGTCAGCGGCTGGAAACCATTTCCGATGCACGTCCCGAGATCCGCTCCGCACTCGATCGCGCCGGGCGCTTCCTCGGCCTGGCGGCGTTGGTGTCGGTGGTGCTGGCGGCAGTGGCCGTGGCGATGGCCGCACGCCGGCACAGTGCGCGGCACCTGTCGGGCACGGCAGTGATGCGCTGCCTGGGAGCGACGCAGCGCACGCTGGTGGGCATCCAGGTGGGCGAGTTGCTTTTGCTCGGAGTGATCGCCAGCACGATCGGCGTCGTCATTGCGTTCGCGCTGCAATGGGCCATCGGCGGCTGGCTTGCGCAGGCACTGAAGCTGTCGATTCCGCCGGCCAGCTGGCTGCCCGCGCTTCAGGGCTACGGTGTCGGGCTGGTGGTGCTGATGGCCTTCGGCGCGCCGCCGGTGCTGGCGCTGCGTCGTGTGCCTGCGTTGCGTGTGCTGCGCCGCGATCTGGATCCGACCGAGCCCAGCGCATGGCTGGTCGCCATTGCGGGGCTCGTCGGGCTGGGTGCGCTGCTGTGGTGGAAGGCCGGTTCGGCGGCACTGGGCCTGTCGATGCTGGTGGGCATCGTCGCGACGCTGGCGGTCCTGGCGTTGCTGGCGTGGTTGCTGATCGTGGTGGTGCGGCGCACGCGTTCGCGGCTGCGTGGCAGCCTGCGGTATGGCCTGGCGAACGTGAGCCGCCGCGCCGGCGCGAGCATCGCGCAGGTGTCCGCGCTGGGGTTGGGCCTGATGGCGCTGCTGCTGTTGACCTTCGTGCGTACCGATCTGCTCGACCGCTGGCAGTTGGCGCTGGCCGAAGAAGCGCCCAACCGCTTCATCGTCAACGTGCAGGACGACCAGGTCGCCGACGTGCGTGCGTTCATCGCCGCGCAGGGCGTGGCGCCGCCGACGCTGTTCCCGATGATCCGCGGCCGGCTGGTCGCGCACAACGGCAAGCCCGTCACCGGAAAGGTTTACGTGGAACAGGGCGAGCGCGCACAGCGACTGGCCGAACGCGAGTTCAATCTGTCCGTGACCGATCGCCTGCGCGACGACAACCGCGTCACCGCCGGCGAGTTCTGGACCGGCCGCACGCCGGCGAAGCCGGAAGTGTCGGTGGAGGAGGACTTCGCCGAACGCCTGGGCTGGAAGATCGGCGACCGCGTGTCGTTCGACATCGCAGGCCAGCCGTTCAGCGCCACCATCACCAGTCTGCGCAGCGTGGACTGGGAGAGCTTTCGCCCGAACTTCTTCGTGATCGCCTCGCCGGGCTCGCTCGATGGGTTCCCTGCCAGTCACATCACCGCCGTCAGCGTGCCACCACAGCGCACGCGCTTCACGGCCGATCTGGTGGAGCGCTTCCCCAACCTGTCGGTGATCGACGTCGACGCGGTGCTCAAGCAGGTGCGCAGCACGGCGGACCAGGTGTCCACGGTGGTGGAAGTGGTCTTCTACTTCTCGCTCGCCGCGGGGCTGCTGGTACTGATGGCGGCGGTAAGCGCGAGCCAGGACGAGCGTTTGCTCGAAGGCGGCGTGATGCGCGCCATCGGCGGCAGTCGCCGCCAGCTGCGCCTGGCGCAGGCGTCGGAATTCGCGGCGATCGGTCTGCTGTCGGGTCTGACCGCGGCCATCGCGGCGTCCGTGCTGGCGGGCGTCGTCGCCACGCGCGTGTTCGACCTGCCATGGGAAGCCGACTGGCGCCTCGCGGCCGCCGGCGCCGCGGTCGGCGTGCTGGCCGCGCTGCTGGCGGGGTTGTTCGCGACGCGGCGCGTGCTGGATGCGCCGCCGTCGGTCACGCTGCGTGAGTTGCAGGAGTGA
- a CDS encoding DUF1415 domain-containing protein, with the protein MSDEDVIAATRRWLERAVIGLNLCPFAKAVYVKQQVRLVVSAATTPEALLEELTAELSLLSATAADVTDTTLLIHPHVLTDFLDYNDFLDRADAAVAALDLEGEIQVASFHPDYRFAGTAPDEMGNFTNRSPYPTLHLLREASIDRAVAAFPDPEVIVERNIAALEQLGVEGWRKLMTP; encoded by the coding sequence GTGAGCGACGAAGACGTCATCGCCGCGACGCGCCGCTGGCTGGAGCGCGCGGTGATCGGGCTGAACCTGTGCCCGTTCGCCAAGGCGGTGTACGTCAAGCAGCAGGTGCGTTTAGTGGTCAGTGCGGCCACCACGCCCGAGGCGCTGCTCGAGGAACTCACCGCCGAACTGTCGCTGCTGTCCGCCACCGCCGCCGACGTCACCGACACCACGCTGCTGATCCACCCGCACGTGCTGACGGACTTCCTGGACTACAACGACTTCCTGGACCGGGCCGATGCCGCCGTCGCGGCGCTCGACCTCGAGGGCGAGATCCAGGTCGCCAGCTTCCATCCGGACTATCGCTTCGCCGGCACCGCGCCGGACGAGATGGGCAACTTCACCAACCGTTCGCCCTACCCCACTCTGCACCTGCTGCGCGAGGCCAGCATCGACCGCGCGGTCGCGGCGTTCCCGGACCCGGAGGTCATCGTCGAGCGCAACATCGCGGCGCTGGAGCAGCTCGGTGTGGAAGGCTGGCGGAAGCTGATGACGCCCTGA
- a CDS encoding class I SAM-dependent methyltransferase gives MRADDGDVALETLFLPFIDGSLPWPAEGGALFLRARDGWPLHQRAWPGLVCEQSFRPEADALERSGATLGRADDDRRHALVLVLAPRQRDEARALFARAIARCAPGGRVVACIPNNEGAKSGESDLAHLAGPVSSLSKHKCRVFWTAPLDGPVNADLAGEWAQADAPRAIVDGRFVSRPGVFAWDRIDPASRLLAEHLPAHLAGAAADLGAGYGYLSTELLTRCAGIVSLDLYEAEARALDLSHINLAAFESRVALSFHWHDVTRGIEGAYDVIVCNPPFHAQGRTDRPDIGRRFIAVAAQALKPGGRLWLVANRHLPYEAELDARFGQVKTVAQQGGFKVVEAVRSNDRISR, from the coding sequence ATGCGCGCCGACGACGGCGACGTCGCACTCGAAACCCTGTTCCTGCCGTTCATCGACGGTTCGTTGCCGTGGCCGGCCGAAGGCGGCGCCCTGTTCCTGCGTGCCCGCGACGGCTGGCCGCTGCACCAGCGCGCCTGGCCGGGCCTGGTGTGCGAGCAGAGCTTCCGCCCCGAGGCCGACGCGCTGGAGCGATCGGGCGCCACGCTGGGTCGCGCCGACGACGACAGGCGCCACGCGCTGGTGCTGGTGCTGGCGCCGCGACAGCGCGACGAGGCGCGTGCGCTGTTCGCGCGCGCGATCGCCCGCTGCGCGCCGGGCGGCCGTGTGGTCGCCTGCATCCCAAACAACGAAGGGGCGAAGTCGGGGGAATCGGATCTGGCACACCTTGCCGGTCCGGTATCCAGCCTGTCCAAACACAAATGCCGCGTGTTCTGGACCGCGCCGCTCGACGGGCCGGTCAATGCCGACCTCGCCGGCGAATGGGCGCAGGCCGACGCGCCACGCGCCATCGTCGACGGCCGCTTCGTCAGCCGGCCCGGCGTGTTCGCGTGGGACCGCATCGATCCGGCGTCGCGATTGCTCGCCGAACATCTGCCTGCACACCTCGCGGGCGCCGCGGCGGATCTCGGTGCGGGGTACGGATACCTTTCCACCGAGCTGCTCACGCGTTGTGCCGGCATCGTGTCGCTGGATCTGTATGAGGCCGAAGCGCGTGCGCTCGATCTGTCGCACATCAACCTGGCGGCGTTCGAGTCGCGCGTGGCGCTGTCCTTCCACTGGCACGACGTGACGCGCGGCATCGAAGGCGCGTACGACGTGATCGTGTGCAACCCGCCGTTCCATGCACAGGGGCGCACAGACCGTCCCGACATCGGTCGGCGCTTCATCGCCGTCGCGGCGCAGGCGTTGAAGCCGGGCGGGCGCCTGTGGTTGGTGGCGAACCGGCATCTCCCGTACGAGGCCGAGCTCGATGCGCGTTTCGGCCAGGTGAAAACCGTGGCACAACAGGGCGGCTTCAAGGTGGTCGAAGCGGTGCGTTCCAACGACAGGATTTCCCGATGA
- a CDS encoding OmpW/AlkL family protein, with translation MMHFRHLTLAVVATLAIAPAAFAQDAGTTSSAGGKRFAVVGGYALSEPTSNPQIAGTRTTFDGDGAATLSANYYVTDNIAVEAWGSADKFGNRVRSPNGKIASVDTQPYALSAQYHFGTADKTVRPFVGLGYYEANTSGEKAEPSGPLAGQRIGVETAKGAMATAGVDLNMTPTWFARADVRYMQDTTGQPNVAVNGTNVGKAELNPVTVGVGVGARF, from the coding sequence ATGATGCATTTCCGTCATTTGACCCTGGCCGTCGTGGCCACTCTGGCCATTGCCCCCGCCGCGTTCGCACAGGACGCCGGCACGACTTCCAGCGCGGGCGGCAAGCGCTTCGCGGTCGTCGGCGGCTACGCGCTGTCGGAGCCGACCAGCAACCCGCAGATCGCCGGCACGCGCACCACGTTCGACGGCGACGGCGCCGCCACGCTCAGCGCGAACTACTACGTGACCGACAACATCGCCGTCGAGGCGTGGGGTTCGGCCGACAAGTTCGGCAACCGCGTGCGCTCGCCCAACGGCAAGATCGCCAGCGTCGATACGCAGCCCTACGCGTTGAGTGCCCAGTACCACTTCGGCACTGCCGACAAGACCGTGCGCCCATTCGTGGGCCTGGGCTACTACGAGGCCAACACCAGCGGCGAGAAGGCCGAGCCCAGCGGTCCGCTTGCGGGCCAGCGCATCGGCGTGGAGACCGCCAAGGGCGCGATGGCCACCGCCGGCGTGGACCTCAACATGACACCGACCTGGTTCGCGCGTGCGGACGTGCGCTACATGCAGGACACCACCGGGCAGCCGAACGTCGCCGTGAACGGCACCAACGTCGGCAAGGCGGAGCTGAATCCGGTCACCGTGGGCGTGGGCGTCGGCGCCCGCTTCTGA
- a CDS encoding NAD(P)-dependent alcohol dehydrogenase has translation MLKTPAYAALDATSPLAPFNIERREPGPREVLIDILYCGVCHSDIHQARDGWGGSVFPMVPGHEIVGRVSRVGSQVERFQVGEAVGVGVFVDSCRRCPSCRDGEEQYCDFGMSGTYNSYERDPVEHRFDKSRPTYGGYATMITVDQDYVLRVPEALPLDRAAPLLCAGITTYSPLKHFGVKPGDRVAVVGLGGLGHMAVKLAAAMGAHVTVLSTSESKRADAQALGAQDFASTRDGSVFKEKANTFDFIIDTVSAKHDYNAYLNLLRLDGTMVLVGLPEEPEVVSAGSLTRKRRRLAGSMIGGIRETQEMLDFCAQHGIASDIELIRIEQINEAYERMLRSDVRYRFVIDIDSLRRGGG, from the coding sequence ATGCTCAAGACGCCTGCCTACGCCGCGCTCGACGCGACCTCGCCCCTGGCTCCGTTCAACATCGAGCGGCGCGAGCCCGGCCCGCGCGAGGTGCTGATCGACATCCTCTATTGCGGCGTGTGCCATTCCGACATCCACCAGGCGCGCGACGGCTGGGGCGGCTCGGTCTTCCCGATGGTGCCGGGTCACGAGATCGTCGGGCGCGTGTCGCGGGTCGGCTCGCAGGTGGAGCGTTTCCAGGTCGGCGAGGCGGTCGGTGTCGGCGTATTCGTCGATTCGTGCCGGCGCTGCCCGTCGTGCAGGGACGGCGAGGAGCAGTACTGCGACTTCGGCATGAGCGGCACCTACAACAGTTACGAGCGCGACCCGGTCGAGCACCGCTTCGACAAGAGCCGGCCGACCTACGGCGGCTACGCCACGATGATCACGGTCGACCAGGACTACGTGCTGCGCGTTCCCGAGGCGCTGCCGCTCGACCGTGCCGCACCGCTGCTGTGCGCGGGCATCACCACGTACTCGCCGCTGAAGCATTTCGGCGTGAAGCCGGGGGATCGCGTGGCGGTGGTGGGGTTGGGTGGCCTGGGCCACATGGCGGTGAAGCTGGCCGCGGCGATGGGCGCACACGTCACGGTGCTGAGTACCTCCGAATCCAAGCGTGCCGATGCGCAGGCGCTGGGCGCGCAGGACTTCGCATCCACACGCGATGGTTCGGTGTTCAAGGAGAAGGCGAACACCTTCGACTTCATCATCGACACGGTCTCGGCGAAGCACGACTACAACGCCTACCTCAACCTGCTCAGGCTCGACGGCACGATGGTGCTGGTGGGCCTGCCGGAGGAGCCCGAAGTGGTTTCCGCCGGCAGCCTGACCCGCAAGCGCCGCCGCCTGGCCGGTTCGATGATCGGCGGCATCCGCGAAACGCAGGAAATGCTGGACTTCTGCGCGCAGCACGGCATCGCCTCGGACATCGAGCTGATCCGCATCGAGCAGATCAACGAAGCCTACGAGCGCATGCTGCGCTCGGACGTGCGGTACCGGTTTGTGATCGACATCGACAGCCTGCGACGTGGGGGTGGGTGA